From the genome of Methanoregula boonei 6A8:
CCTCGAACTGGGGGTTGGCCATCTTGACCGAGACGACCGAGGTCAGGCCTTCGCGGACATCTTCGCCCCTGAGCGTAACCTGGGCATTCTCCTTGATGATGCCGTTTCTCTTTGCAACAACGTTGATACCCCGGGTGATAGCGCTCCGGAATCCTTCGAGATGGGTGCCACCCTCACGGGTGTTGACCGAGTTGACATAGGTATAGAGTTTCTCGTCGTACCCTGTCGTGTACTGCATCGCGACTTCGAGGTCGAGCTTGTTTTCAGCGTCTTTTTTGGTGATGTAGATGGGATTCGGGTGAAGGACTTCGTTGCCTTCATTTAGGTATTTCACGAACTCGGAAAGCCCGCCCGCATAACAGTACGTCGCCGAGTCCCCGGTCCGCTCATCAGTGATAATAATGGTGAGCCCGGCGTTAAGGAACGCAAGTTCCCGGAGCCGGTGGGCGAGGACGTCATAGTCGAAAGTGGTGGTCTCGAAGATCGAAGCATCAGGGACGAAGTGGATCCGGGTGCCGGTCAGCTTGTTGCCGAGGGTTGCGAGGAGCGATGCCCGGTCTTCCTGTTCGTTGCCCGTGGGATAGTGGGCGGCCGTCGTGAGATCGAGCTGGCCGGTGACCGTGCCGGGAGGTGTGACAGGAACCTGACCCGGGATAGCGCCCGAAGAGACCGCAAGCGCCGGGGAGGCTCTGGCAAACGGTGCCGGTTCGCCATACCACTGCTGGTACCGTGCAAGAAGTTCGGCAAGGGTCTCTTCCCGGGTCGTGAGGGGCAACGTGGTTTTTCCCTGCGAAAACCGCATCTCGTAGATATTGCCGTCCCGGTACACCCGGGCGGAGAGCCAGTTCGAGAGGGCATTCACCACGGAGACACCAACACCGTGGAGACCACCTGAGACCTGATAGGTCTCCTTGTCGAATTTTCCGCCTGCATGGAGTACGGTCAGAACGACTTCGAGGGCACTCTTGTGGTTCTTCTCCATCGTGTCAACGGGTATCCCCCGGCCATTGTCCTCGACCATGAGCGACCCGTCTTTATTGATGACAACGCAGATGCGGTTGCAGAAGCCGGCCAGTGCCTCGTCGATAGAGTTGTCCACGACTTCATACACAAGGTGATGGAGCCCCCGGGTATCAGTGCTCCCGATATACATGGCAGGGCGCTCCCGAACCGGCTGCAGACCTTCCAGTACCGTGATGTGGGATGCATCGTAAGTATCAGTCAAGAAAAACCTCCCGTGGAAAATTCATTAAAAAAATTCCTTAAGATTATCACAATAATTATTGGTTCTCCGGCATTAAAATCCTGCTTGTCATAAAATCAGGCGTGGGAACCTGTATAGCCACCAGTTTTTTCTATAAAAAGGTTTTTAGGAAAACCGGTACCCCCCTTTGGGTACACGGATCTCAAAACAGAGCATTGCCGGATCGCCGGTCTCTTTGATCCCTATCCCGGTTATATCAAGAATTTCCCGGATAAAGAAAAGGTTTGGGCCGGTGGTTTTTGCAGGAGCCCAGACAAACAGGGATTCCTTCTGGACCGCCGGGATACCGGTTCCCGTTTTCTCCAGGGAAATGACAAGACCTCCTTCGTTTTCCTGAAAAGAGATCCTCACCGGTTCTGCAATCCCGCCGGAGGCGTAGAGATATTCCATCAGGTGGGTAAGCCCCTTTTCAAGAAGAGGATCCGCAAGGATTTCCAGCCGGTCCATTCCCGTTGTACGAGTAAGGAGGATCGGGGGAATATGGGAGATGGCATAGAGCAGCACTTCGTTAAAGTTCTGCCATCGCGGTGCATGCAGCCCCAGTTTCTGGTAATTCTCTGCAAGTTCGATATGGTTCTGGATCTCCCCGGTTGTATCCCGGAGCTTGTCCAGGATTGCAGTCTCCTCAGGATGTTTTGCGATCTGCCGGAGCACATCAAGATATGCCCGGACAATAAAGATCTGGCTCTTGACATCGGTACGGGCCAGGGAGTTTATGAGGTTAAGTTTTTTCTGGGTAGCTACAAGCTCCCGCTCGTACCGGATCCGCTCGCTGATGTCGCGGGCTACAATGACCCCGTATATCTGCCGGTCAAACGTCACAAAACGTATCAGGATCTCCGCCGGGATCACCTTATCCTGTGAGGTAAAAAGATCGGTCTCGATCTTTTCCTGGGCACGGGTGGCAGCTGCCTGGGCAAACACCTTCCGGAACTGCTCTCGTTTTGTCAAAGCAACAAGGGAAAAGATATCCATGTCCTGCAGCTGTGCAATGGTGTAGCCCAGCTGGACAGTACAGGCATGATTGGCATCCACGCACCGGTTCCCGGGGGTCTGTACTACAAGGATCATCTCATTGGTTTCATCGATTAGGGCCCGGAACCGTTCAAGGTCTGCAAGCCGCTGCTGGAGGAGGGGATAGTAACTTTTGTGAAGCGAGGTCTCCCCCATCCCGATGATCCGCTCCCGCAGGGCGGTACGATCCCGCCCGGGATCAGAGTGCGGATTCATAGAGCACCCGGATCTCTTCAAGGGCAGGGTCCCGGGGATTGGTGGCCATACACGCATCTTTTATTGCATTGTCGGCAAGCAGCAGGATCGTGGATTTTGTTACGCCGAGGTCGGCCAGCGTCTCCGTGATCCCCAGTGCTGCGCGCAACCGGCGGATCTCCCCGGTGATCGCCGGGAGGCGCTTTTCTTCCGGCTGGGAACGAACCGCAATTCCCATAGCCTCACCGATATCCAGGTACCGTTCCCGCGCCGATGAGTAGTTATAGGCAATGACCGTGTCGAGCAGCAGTGCATTACATTTTCCATGGGGCAGGTCAAGGTACCCGCCCAGGCTGTGCGCCATCGCGTGCACCGCCCCGAGGCTTGCGTTGGAGAAGGCAAGGCCGGCATACATACTCGCAAGCATGGTCTCTTCGCGGAGAGAGAGATCGCAGGGGGAGGCTACGGCATTTTCAAGACTCCGGCAGATCCTCCGGATCGCCTCAAGCGCGTAAAGATCGGTCAGCGGCGAGCTCGCGTTAGAGACATAGGCTTCGATGGCATGGACAAGAACATCAAGGCCGGTGTATGCCGTAAGATCCGGGGGAAGGGTGAGCAGGGGTTCAGGATCGATAAGGGCGGCATCGGGAACAAGTGCCTTGGAGATAATGGCGATCTTGACCCTGCGTACAGAATCAGAAATAATGGCAAACTGCGAGACATCCGCACTTGAACCTGCGGTTGTAGGAATACAGATCAGCGGGGGAGGAGGCACGGTAATCAGATCAACGCCTTCGAACTCGGTGATCGGCCGGTTTTCTGAAGAGACAATGCCAATCCCCTTTGCACAATCGATAACCGATCCTCCTCCTACCGCAATAAGTGCAGAGCACCTTCCTTGCGAAAAAAACTCAGCGCCCCCCATCACATTTTCGACCGTCGGGTTTGGCTTGATATCCGAGTAGATCTCGTATCCTATCCCTTCCCGCTGGAGATCGGCACCGACCTCATCGACTACCCCGGTTTTCCGGACGCCGGGATCCGTGACCAGCAGCACGCTTTTTGCACCAAAGTTCCGGATATACCTGCCGGCAAGATGCCGTGCGCCACTCCCAAAAAGCAGTTCGGGAGCAACAAATTTCCGTAATTCAAGGCGGGTCATAGACATGCACACAAGAGGGCCGGGCAGATTGCTCCAGTGGCAGGCCTCCCCTTACCACAAGAGTACTTTTTCCGGACTACAACAACATGATAGCAGCCCCGGTATAAAATATTCATCCAGAGATCGTGCCACAGATACCGGTATTTACCTGATTGACGGTAGAACCAGGTGAAGACAGGGCATTCAGGTAAACGGGCAAAAACCGGAGAGAGCAACATGAGAGATAGCACTTTTTTTTTATTTTGTAGTAGTCAGTGCTACGAAATCGGCAGTTTTTTATAACCTAAAGCGATTATTCTATTCCGGTGAAAAAATGCATATACCTGATGGATACCTGGGTCCAACGACCTTTATCACCATGTACCTGATTATGATCCCAATCTGGCTATACGCCGGATACTGGGTTCAGAAAAATCTCCGGTCCCGGCAGGTGCCGTACCTTGCGCTGGCAGCTGCATTCTCTTTTGTTATCATGATGTTCAATGTACCGGTTCCCGGTGGCAGTTCGGGGCACGCGGTCGGCAGCGCTCTCGTGGCGATCATCCTTGGCCCCTGGGCAGCAGTCGTAACAACATCCGTCGCGCTCCTCATCCAGTGTCTTGTTTTCGGGGATGGAGGGATTACGGCATTTGGGGCAAACTGTTTCAACATGGGCACGGTCATCCCGTTCGTGGGGTACTTCCTCTACAAACTGATTGCCGGGAAGTCCGCTATTGCCTCAACCCGGAGGATCATTGCCGCGGCGCTTGGCGGGTACTTCGGACTGGGTATCGCTGCAGGTGTTGCAGGGTTCGAGATGGGCCTTCAGCCAATTCTCGAACATACGGCATCGGGTACCCCCCTCTACATGCCGTACGGGCTCAACGTTACCGTACCTGCGATGCTGATCGATCATTTCGGTTTCTTCTGCTGGGTAGAATTGATTGTAACCGGCCTGGCATTTGCATACATTGCAAGAAACAGTCCGGATGTCATCTTCAATTATAAAGAAATTGAAAAGAATTCGAAACCGGAGGCCCGACCGGTGGCAACACCGGCGTAATAATGGTGGTGAATGGTATGAGTATTATGGATTCATTCAACAAAATGGACAAAACGTTCAGGACACTGATAATCTGCCTGATCGTCCTCATGCTCCTTGTGCCCATCGGACTTATCGCAAGCGGGACTGCCTTTGGGGAATGGGGTCCCGACGAACTCCAGCAGGCGGTAGGATATGTGCCGGCCGGGCTTCAGCAGATGACCGGTCTCTGGAGCGCTCCATTGGACGGCTATGATTTACCCGGGGACCACGAAACCATTCCAACCCAGACACCGGGATATTATGTCTCAGCGATCGTTGGTGTTATCGGTGCCGGCCTGATTGCATATGGGGTGGGAAAAGTCATCATCAAGAGGAATGACTGAATCTCGTAAAAATTACCTTTTTTTATAGCTGGCATACCTGAGTAAAACCGGGAACTGAATGCGGCTTTACCAATGAGAAGGGAGTCTTCCTGCAGCAGAAGTGATCAGATCAAATATCCAAAATCACCGCCAAAGGTAAGGTTGCCATGTCAAAGAAAAAGCCGCCAGCAGATTCACCTGTCCAAAAGATTCAGGCCCGGATCCAATCTATTGCCGCGTGGATGCACAAGAACCAAAACTGGGTGTACATTGCCATTATCGGATTCTGCCTGTCTGTCACTATCCTGTACAAACTTGGTCAGATCTATGGATGGTGGGTTTGATGCGCTGCCTTTAGCTGGAGATCCTTTTTTGCATCGATTGCCACAGAGCAGCATATCTCCGGCATTATTGATCTCCGAAAAAATATTTTTGAGTAATGACCTTCGCACTGCCGGCAGATCCGGGGAAACGTGGGTAAACCCAAAGAGAGAGGTTCACATCTGTTGTGTGCAAACCGGACATAGTGACCTCCCTTGCAGAAGCCAAAAAAAGCCCGTAAAACCGTCCGATTCCCCTGCCCGGAATTCTGTGCCCATTTGTCGATTTATTCGCCAAAATAAGCCCAAATTAAGCCCCATAAAATGCTCATAATCGGCCTTTAATGGCCTTTTTTCAGCCTTTTTTTCCGGGAATGAACAAATGCCCGTTTGAGGTGAGATCGGGGCAGGAAAGGGCCTTTATGAGAACCATTAAAATTGTCCGATTGCCCAAATAAGGCATATTTGGGCTTGGATTTAAACGGAGCCCGATACGGGGTTATTTTTTTCTGAAAATGAGTGATCGGAGGCCAGAATGGGGCCGGATTACCTATGCATGATCATCCTGCAGACAGGACGGGAGAGGAGATCAGCCGACCCCCCATTGAGAGGGCCATCACCTATACACACAGACGCGGAATACAAAGGACTATTTCATGCGCAATTTTTCTTTGAGCGCGGGATCTCTTTTTCCTATCCGGGTTTCATAAAAAAAAATCTCGTGTTACATTTTCGTATCCGGTCTCCGCCAAGCCGGGCATCTTAAAAAAAGAAAGAATCGAAAATCTCAAAAACAAACAGATTTTTCCGGGTTCTCCGGACTTTTTACGGCACAACGGTTCTCTTAAAGTCAATCGGACAAAGACCGTTATGAAGATCAGGAAGCATCACTATGCACATGGTCGTGCTCTTTTGAGTGGGCATGCAGGTGCTCGTGAAGAAGTTTGCCGTGCCGGTGCATGTGCCGGTGGATGAGATTTGCCGACATCAGCAGCTCAAGATTGTCCATCACACTTGCACAGTCACAATCAACATGTATCGTATGGTCTTCCCCGACCACAATGGCACGGGTGCTGATCTGTTCGACAATGTCAAGGTCATGCGTTGCCGTAATAATCGTTTTCCCGGCCTTTGCAAGATCCTGGATGATCTCAATCAGCCAGGCCTGGCTGCGCGGGTCAAGACCACCGGAGGGCTCATCAAGGAGCAGGACATCGGGATTTGTAGACAGGATCGATGCGATACAAACCTTCTTTTTTTCACCGCCGCTTAGCATATGGGGCGCCCGGTCCCGGAGGTTCTCGATCCCAAGCATCGCGATAACCTCGTCTGTTCTTTTTTGTACTTCATCCGGAGGGAGGTCAAGCTGGAGCGGCCCAAAGGCAATTTCATCAAAGACCGTTGATGAGAAGAGCTGGATATCCGGGTTCTGGAATAAAAAACCCACCTTTTTCCGGAAGAACCGGGCATATTCATTATCTTCGAGAGTGTCAAATACCTCTTCTTTTACCGGGGTTCCAAACGCAGAAAATTCACCTGAAGTCGGGTATGTCAGCGCATTCAGGATCGAAAGGAGCGTAGATTTACCGCTTCCGTTGGCTCCAAGGATGGCGGTCTGCTCCCCGGCCTTAAAAGACAGAGTCACATTCCTGAGCGCTTCGAACCTTCTCAGGTAGGTGTAGGATACATCGCGCAGGTCGAATATCGTCTCCATGGTATGCCTCGTGTCTATTCGTTAAATTCGTACCAGGTTCTGGGACACCAGTATCAGGAAGATGCTGAGCGCAAACATACTCACGCACGCTACGTAATCACGATTATGGATCGAATACCGGTGCATGATCTTGATATCCCCGGTAAATCCCCGCGATATCATGGCCTGGTGTACCTTCTCGCTCATGCTGAGGGATTTTACAAGGGTATAGCCGATACGGTTTCCCACCCATTTCTGTTCCTCGATCAACGGTAGCGGTTTGATGGATCTGCTCTTCTTTGCCGTGTAAAAACCCCTGATGGTATCGGCAAAAAGGAAAATATACCGGTAGCACATGTCCATCGTAAGCACATACACTTTAGGTACTTTAAGCGAGCGAAGGGATTTGAAGATGAGATCCCGGGGAGTCGTGAGGAACAGGAGTACCGCCGCAGACACACAGGTTGCCACCCGCAGCACGAAGGCCAGTGCAAGCATTACTCCCTGGACCGTAATGGTGATAACCGGCGGGAGCGCAAACGGGCCAACATGTGCATTCTGGCCCAGGGTTGCAACGGTTACCAGCGTATCACCGGGGGTAAAAACATTGAAAAGAATCGGGATCATGATGATGCCGGCAAAGATCGGGATAAATACCCAGACACGCTTAAGGAAAAAACCTATTTCGACTTTACTCAGGTATGCCCCGATGAGTGTCAGCAGGTATACGATTGCAAGTAGCCGTATGTCATGGGTCATAGCCACGGCAAAGATAAGGGCAATCATCGACACCAGTTTCACCCGGGGATCAAGGCTCTGCAGCAGGCCCTTGCGCCGGGCGATGTTGTCATTTACCAGGCACTCTTCAAAGAACGTGAAGATGTCAGAGATCGCCTTCTGGACAAAACCCTTTTTCTTGCCGACACTTACCGTGCAGCAGGAACAGGGGCCTGCTTCGATCTTCTGCATCCACTCGGGTATCATGGAACGGACAATCCTGATCATGTGCAACGGATGATTCCCGGGAGGGAAGTCCGGGCAGATGAACACACAATGTTGTTACGATTATTTCGTATAGTGATACCTGGTAGTTAAAAAGCATTAGTATTTGCGATTGAGTCTGATCAATCTGTTCTTCGGTAGCGAAAAAAGTGCAATAATTTGGAATCTGGTAAAATAACCCGACTTCCCGACTATCTTGTCCTGGTAAGCACAGGTTTCCCGGACGATAAAACGAGACAAAAACAAACCGGCATCTGGAAAAGTCATGAATACAGTCCAATTAACCAGTGTCGGAAATAATCCTGTAAAAATGTGGAATCATCGTAAGATACTTATAGAGATCGCCACCACTTCCCTGTGGTGAAAGCTATGAAGATCAGTGCACGCAACATCCTGAAAGGCACAGTAAAAGCGATCACGGCTGGCAGCGTTAACTCCGAAGTCGTCATCGAGCTTCCCGGAGGACAGGAGATCACCTCCATCATCACGAAGAAGTCTGTTGCAGCTCTCGGCCTTGCCCCGGGCAAGCAGGCTTATGCGGTAATCAAATCCAGCGAAGTCATGATCGCGGTAGACTAATTCTCCTCTTTTATAGAACTGTGTTTGAGGTCCCGGTCATTTCCGGGTCATTCCGGGAAAAAGTGACAGGTAAATCCTCCATCTCCGGGTGAGTTTAGGTATTTTAATTAATATAACTGTAAAGTTAAAAGAAAAATATTATAACACCTGAGGATCAATAGAGATAGTGTCCCTTGGAGGAAGCACAAAAACCCAAGGACACATGCACACAGACACAGGAACAATACAGGGAATATCAGAGCCTCGCTCGAAACGGCAGACTGGTAAAAAAAGTCCCCGGCACCGGAGTCACCGCACACAATTATCATGATCATCTCATGAGCACCATCCTCCATTGCGGCCGGTGCCAGCCATCTGCGTTTGGGAACTGTCATTTTTGCCGTTAATCTGATCCTGTTACGTAAAACATCCCGCTCGTACCAGTCAGTGAGTGCACTCTTCTGCAGCACAGAACGTTTTCGATTTGTTGAAAACATGCCCGGCATCTGCGCAACATGCAAAAACCGGTCTGATTCCTGGAAAACCGTATCCCTAAAAAAACCTGAGATAATGCAATTTTAATCATCCGACACAAGACGCAAATATAAAAAAATGTTTTTGAGTGAACCGCTATCTTATGCTGCGTGCGGCTGGCTGGCCGGGGTTGCAGGTTCCGCAGCGGCAGGAACTTCAGCAGCGAGGTACTGTTTTGCATTCTTCTTCTTGGTGAGCCAGACCAGTCTCTCATCCACGAATCCAAATGAATCCATGAAAAGCACCCGGATATCTCCCGGAAGCGCGGTGACATCTGCCCCCTTTGGGACAAGCAGGCACTTTCCGGTCAGTCTCTTTCCTTTCATCGTACCAACCAGATGCTCAAGCGGGAAGAGGGTGGGTTCGTGCTCGTACGAAACCGCAAGGGGAATGATCTGTTTTTTCCCCCGGATCTCACGGGACAGGACAAAGGTCATGGCGCCGGGAACAGGAGAGGACTCCTGCCGGCATTCCCAGCCATCGCTCTCCCGGAAACAGGACCGGATCTCTTTTGTGGCAAACGTCTGCATGATATCGGTTGCGACACCCATAGTGATCTTTTTCCCATTGTTCCTGTAAGATTATAAGTTTTTTTAAAGTGATTTATTTTGCATTTAAGTAAACTAAAAATAGCATACGATTTTTGAATTTAGATGAGGAAGATTAACAAATGTTGATGCGGATGAATGAAAACCAGGGTTGAAACAGGCGATTTTACTATCGAATCTTACGAAGTATTACCCGGAGCTCTTTATTTAAAAAAGTTAAAAAAGAAGCAGCTATGATATACACCTACCTGATTGTATGACACTCGAAAACGATCTCTCCCGCATCGGGATCTCCCTTCCCAAGAACCTGCTTGACCGGTTTGACGAAATTATCAATGCCCGGGGATACTCCTCCCGGTCTGAGGGTATTCGCGACGCGATCCGTACCTACATCACTTATTACAAGTGGATGGCGGATGTCAAAGGCGAGCGTGAAGGAGTGATCACGATGGTCTACGATCATGACCAGCGCGGTCTTCTTACCACAATTACGGATATCCAGCACGAATTCCACGAGATTATCAAGGCATCCCTTCATTCGCATGTGACCCATAACCGGTGCCTGGAAGTAATTCTTGTCCATGGCGATGGAGGACAGCTCAAGGCGCTTGCCGAACGACTGATGTCCCAGAAAGGTGTTGAGTCCGTGAAACTGACAACTATTCAGATTGAAGAATAAGATTCCGGGATTCTTCCCCGCTTTTTTCGTGCAGTTTCTCTTAAGAGGCAGCTCATTTTCGGACTGCGTGCAGGATTCCCATTACGCCAAGTGCTGAGTGAACCGGAGTCCGGTCAAGGGAAAACGTGTACTTTTCACCAAGGTATTCGAGCAGCAGGGGATCCGGAGGGGGGCCAATGGGAGGAACATGGAGTTCCATTTCTATTCGCCGGATCCCATCCAGATCACAAGGCCGGATCAGCCACTCTGCCCCTTCTGCATCACATTTAAGAAAATCACATCCGCCTGCCCGGTCAACAAGCGTCCCAAGCGTGAATGTCGGCGAGACTACACTACAGTCATCCCAGGTGATCTCAGTCGGGGAGCCGGTGCCAAGCGCCCCTTTAATCACGGTGATGTCAGCATGGTTGAGCTCAATATTATCGGAAAGAAGATCCGCAGTTACCGGTTCGACCGCGGTCACGTGCTGCGAGAAACAAGCGGCCCGGATGCAGAACGCACCCACATTAGCCCCGATATCAAGGACATGATCCTCCTCTCGGATGTCTTGAAAATGGTATTCAGGCACTTCGAAGATTTGCCGGTACGGTGCACTACATACACGAAACTGACATCCCCCATGGTGTTCAATACCAGATGAGAATCCCGGAAAGACCGGCCGGTCCATTCTCAACCCCCCTCACAGATACTGTATATTCATAGTGAAAAAATACGATTGCCGGGCAAATGCAGGATCAGAATTCCCTGAATACCTCATATAGCACGGAGAAATCCTGCTCATCGATACCTTTCGAACGTGCAAGGGCAAAGACCTCCTTTACGGTGCTCCCGACAAAGAGAGGTTTTTTGAGCGTGCGGCATAGGTCCTGGAGATAATGGAGATCCTTATAGATCAGCGCAGAGGAAAAGTGTGGAGAGAATTCCCTGTTTTTGAGTTTATCCTTCTTTGCCGCAAGCACCATTGAGTTACCGGCGCCAGAGAGCAGGATATCGATCACTTCTCCGCGGTCAATACCCGCCGCTTCCCCCAGCGCGACTGCCTCGGCACACGTTGCCATAAATGAGCCAAGAACCAGGTTGTTGATCAGTTTCATCTTTGTTGCAAGAGCCGGTTCTCCAAGATAGTACAGCGTTGATCCTATCCGTGAAAGCAGCGGTTTTACCACTTCATATGTTCCCTCATCCCCGCTGACAAGAACGGTTAGTTTGCCCTGCGAGGCAGGCACCACGCTCCCGAGCACCGGGCATTCGAGATAAGTGGCACCATGATCGCGGGCACCGGCATAAAAGTCACTCACGCGGCCAAAGTGGTTGGTTGTTGTATCGATGATAATCTTCCCGGTACAGGGTCCGGAAAGGAGGCCTTCAGGGCCGGAGAGGACAGATTCGACCGCATCGCTGTCAAAGAGATTGATAAGAACAACATCCACCCGCCCGACAAGGTCCCGGGGTGATGCAGCAACAGGTACACCGAGATCGGAGGCTTTTTTAGGGGTCCGGTTCCATACGGCAACCGGTACACCCTGATCTATGAGGCGACGTGCAATAGTATGGCCCAGGTGACCAAGACCAATACATCCGACAGTTTGTTCCGGTTTCATGAAGAATTCCCGGGTAATGCTTGATCGAATGTGTTCATTAAATTATCAGCCTGAAGAAAAGATGCACAGCCCCTCGTAGTCTCGCTAGGCACACCGTTGGGGTATCCCTGCAAAAACAAATCCCAAAATAAAGATCTTTTTTAAGAAAAGAAAAAAATTAATCAGCCCGAAGGGCGTCTATCGGGTCCATATTCGAA
Proteins encoded in this window:
- a CDS encoding DNA topoisomerase subunit B, which produces MTDTYDASHITVLEGLQPVRERPAMYIGSTDTRGLHHLVYEVVDNSIDEALAGFCNRICVVINKDGSLMVEDNGRGIPVDTMEKNHKSALEVVLTVLHAGGKFDKETYQVSGGLHGVGVSVVNALSNWLSARVYRDGNIYEMRFSQGKTTLPLTTREETLAELLARYQQWYGEPAPFARASPALAVSSGAIPGQVPVTPPGTVTGQLDLTTAAHYPTGNEQEDRASLLATLGNKLTGTRIHFVPDASIFETTTFDYDVLAHRLRELAFLNAGLTIIITDERTGDSATYCYAGGLSEFVKYLNEGNEVLHPNPIYITKKDAENKLDLEVAMQYTTGYDEKLYTYVNSVNTREGGTHLEGFRSAITRGINVVAKRNGIIKENAQVTLRGEDVREGLTSVVSVKMANPQFEGQTKMRLGNSSVKGIVDSLVYAALTEYFDENPGVLKIIVEKALSAAKAREAARNARDLARRKSSLESAGLPGKLSDCSERDPAKSEIYIVEGDSAGGSAKQGRDRKFQAILPLRGKILNVEKAGEHQILKNAEIQTLINAIGTGIGEKFDPERARYHRIVIMTDADVDGAHIRTLLLTFFYRYMRKLIELGYVYIAQPPLFRIAKGKEEKYVYKEAEMQKVSAAMGDKGVSIQRYKGLGEMNAQQLWDTTMDPENRIFLKVSIEDAYEADEMFKTLMGKDVEIRKNFIMRHAKEVTNLDI
- the ercA gene encoding alcohol dehydrogenase-like regulatory protein ErcA, producing the protein MTRLELRKFVAPELLFGSGARHLAGRYIRNFGAKSVLLVTDPGVRKTGVVDEVGADLQREGIGYEIYSDIKPNPTVENVMGGAEFFSQGRCSALIAVGGGSVIDCAKGIGIVSSENRPITEFEGVDLITVPPPPLICIPTTAGSSADVSQFAIISDSVRRVKIAIISKALVPDAALIDPEPLLTLPPDLTAYTGLDVLVHAIEAYVSNASSPLTDLYALEAIRRICRSLENAVASPCDLSLREETMLASMYAGLAFSNASLGAVHAMAHSLGGYLDLPHGKCNALLLDTVIAYNYSSARERYLDIGEAMGIAVRSQPEEKRLPAITGEIRRLRAALGITETLADLGVTKSTILLLADNAIKDACMATNPRDPALEEIRVLYESAL
- a CDS encoding TOBE domain-containing protein codes for the protein MKISARNILKGTVKAITAGSVNSEVVIELPGGQEITSIITKKSVAALGLAPGKQAYAVIKSSEVMIAVD
- the cbiQ gene encoding cobalt ECF transporter T component CbiQ: MIPEWMQKIEAGPCSCCTVSVGKKKGFVQKAISDIFTFFEECLVNDNIARRKGLLQSLDPRVKLVSMIALIFAVAMTHDIRLLAIVYLLTLIGAYLSKVEIGFFLKRVWVFIPIFAGIIMIPILFNVFTPGDTLVTVATLGQNAHVGPFALPPVITITVQGVMLALAFVLRVATCVSAAVLLFLTTPRDLIFKSLRSLKVPKVYVLTMDMCYRYIFLFADTIRGFYTAKKSRSIKPLPLIEEQKWVGNRIGYTLVKSLSMSEKVHQAMISRGFTGDIKIMHRYSIHNRDYVACVSMFALSIFLILVSQNLVRI
- a CDS encoding class I SAM-dependent methyltransferase; amino-acid sequence: MPEYHFQDIREEDHVLDIGANVGAFCIRAACFSQHVTAVEPVTADLLSDNIELNHADITVIKGALGTGSPTEITWDDCSVVSPTFTLGTLVDRAGGCDFLKCDAEGAEWLIRPCDLDGIRRIEMELHVPPIGPPPDPLLLEYLGEKYTFSLDRTPVHSALGVMGILHAVRK
- a CDS encoding NAD(P)-dependent oxidoreductase, which produces MKPEQTVGCIGLGHLGHTIARRLIDQGVPVAVWNRTPKKASDLGVPVAASPRDLVGRVDVVLINLFDSDAVESVLSGPEGLLSGPCTGKIIIDTTTNHFGRVSDFYAGARDHGATYLECPVLGSVVPASQGKLTVLVSGDEGTYEVVKPLLSRIGSTLYYLGEPALATKMKLINNLVLGSFMATCAEAVALGEAAGIDRGEVIDILLSGAGNSMVLAAKKDKLKNREFSPHFSSALIYKDLHYLQDLCRTLKKPLFVGSTVKEVFALARSKGIDEQDFSVLYEVFREF
- the cbiM gene encoding cobalt transporter CbiM; the encoded protein is MHIPDGYLGPTTFITMYLIMIPIWLYAGYWVQKNLRSRQVPYLALAAAFSFVIMMFNVPVPGGSSGHAVGSALVAIILGPWAAVVTTSVALLIQCLVFGDGGITAFGANCFNMGTVIPFVGYFLYKLIAGKSAIASTRRIIAAALGGYFGLGIAAGVAGFEMGLQPILEHTASGTPLYMPYGLNVTVPAMLIDHFGFFCWVELIVTGLAFAYIARNSPDVIFNYKEIEKNSKPEARPVATPA
- a CDS encoding energy-coupling factor ABC transporter ATP-binding protein translates to METIFDLRDVSYTYLRRFEALRNVTLSFKAGEQTAILGANGSGKSTLLSILNALTYPTSGEFSAFGTPVKEEVFDTLEDNEYARFFRKKVGFLFQNPDIQLFSSTVFDEIAFGPLQLDLPPDEVQKRTDEVIAMLGIENLRDRAPHMLSGGEKKKVCIASILSTNPDVLLLDEPSGGLDPRSQAWLIEIIQDLAKAGKTIITATHDLDIVEQISTRAIVVGEDHTIHVDCDCASVMDNLELLMSANLIHRHMHRHGKLLHEHLHAHSKEHDHVHSDAS
- a CDS encoding PAS domain S-box protein, producing MNPHSDPGRDRTALRERIIGMGETSLHKSYYPLLQQRLADLERFRALIDETNEMILVVQTPGNRCVDANHACTVQLGYTIAQLQDMDIFSLVALTKREQFRKVFAQAAATRAQEKIETDLFTSQDKVIPAEILIRFVTFDRQIYGVIVARDISERIRYERELVATQKKLNLINSLARTDVKSQIFIVRAYLDVLRQIAKHPEETAILDKLRDTTGEIQNHIELAENYQKLGLHAPRWQNFNEVLLYAISHIPPILLTRTTGMDRLEILADPLLEKGLTHLMEYLYASGGIAEPVRISFQENEGGLVISLEKTGTGIPAVQKESLFVWAPAKTTGPNLFFIREILDITGIGIKETGDPAMLCFEIRVPKGGYRFS
- a CDS encoding PDGLE domain-containing protein, coding for MSIMDSFNKMDKTFRTLIICLIVLMLLVPIGLIASGTAFGEWGPDELQQAVGYVPAGLQQMTGLWSAPLDGYDLPGDHETIPTQTPGYYVSAIVGVIGAGLIAYGVGKVIIKRND
- the nikR gene encoding nickel-responsive transcriptional regulator NikR; the protein is MTLENDLSRIGISLPKNLLDRFDEIINARGYSSRSEGIRDAIRTYITYYKWMADVKGEREGVITMVYDHDQRGLLTTITDIQHEFHEIIKASLHSHVTHNRCLEVILVHGDGGQLKALAERLMSQKGVESVKLTTIQIEE